A window from Balearica regulorum gibbericeps isolate bBalReg1 chromosome 1, bBalReg1.pri, whole genome shotgun sequence encodes these proteins:
- the LOC142604084 gene encoding uncharacterized protein LOC142604084: MGQVNCCRGPRDDPDPVQQCTPVPASPQPLLRQRVQLSQGRATRKRDLLLFGDALVIAKPRRGSAPRPQLCLALGQLQVLSGGKGAAGDAAQEEEEEGRHTNSLVLVWPCGFCAVTFPSRALKELWLRALLGPPEGVEGARVTQLPSIKLLLQELSGRNAATTLHASSPQRLVQGQAEAGAEQRPPPVPSGSSEGGLGPSAAGGTRRRRRGLPWPFARRRGSSAAAEAAGQSGSGGRGALFGRPLAALCSQDGTLPQPIQDLLALLAEHGPSTEGIFRLAVKEHVSRELREALDSGAEVHLASQPAHLLAVLLKMNAADLEPGSSRLWGCCCWAPARAGAESQLPAQEPECRGCCLCWRRQCSKPHAEPLTLQNFLRKIPSKLLGAELYEEWMSALQKTSRQEKLAALRE, encoded by the exons ATGGGCCAGGTGAACTGCTGCCGCGGCCCCAG ggacgACCCCGACCCCGTGCAGCAGTGCACGCCTGTCCCAGCATCACCCCAGCCGCTGCTCCGCCAGCGCGTGCAGCTGAGCCAGGGCCGTGCGACAAGGAAGAGGGACCTCCTCCTCTTCGGCGACGCCTTGGTCATCGCCAAGCCCAG acGGGGCAGCGCCCCGCGCCCGCAGCTCTGCCTGGCCCTGGGCCAGCTGCAGGTGCTGAGCGGCGGCAAGGGGGCAGCCGGGGATGCcgcccaggaggaggaggaggagggccgGCACACCAACTCCCTCGTCCTCGTCTGGCCCTGCGGCTTCTGCGCCGTCACTTTCCC CTCCCGGGCACTGAAGGAGCTCTGGCTCCGCGCGCTCCTTGG GCCACCAGAAGGAGTGGAGGGAGCCCGGGTGACCCAGCTGCCCTCCATcaagctcctgctgcaggagctgagcgGCCGCAATGCC GCCACGACGCTGCACGCCAGCAGCCCGCAGAGGCTGGTCCAGGGCCAGGCAGAG GCTGGTGCAGAGCAGCGGCCACCTCCCGTCCCCTCCGGCAGCAGCGAAGGTGGCCTTGGCCCCTCGGCTG CAGGCGGGACccgcaggaggaggagggggctgcccTGGCCCTTCGCACGGCGGCGAGGGAGCTCGGCCGCTGCAGAGGCAGCCGGGCAGTCGGGCTCTGGCGGCAGGGGGGCTCTCTTCGGCCGGCCCctggcagctctctgcagccaggACGGCACGCTGCCCCAGCCCATCCAG GACCTGCTGGCTCTCCTGGCCGAGCACGGGCCATCCACGGAGGGGATCTTCCGGCTGGCGGTCAAGGAGCACGTCTCCCGGGAGCTGAGGGAGGCCCTCGACAGCGGAGCAGAGGTCCACCTCGCAAGCCAGCCTGCACACCTGCTGGCCGTCCTCCTGAAGATGAACGCTGCTGACCTGGAGCCCGGCAGCTCCCGgctctggggatgctgctgctgggcacctGCGAGAGCAGGAGCCGAAAGCCAGCTGCCTGCTCAGGAGCCCGAGTGCCGGGgatgctgcctgtgctggcGGCGGCAGTGCTCCAAGCCTCACGCGGAGCCCTTGACATTGCAGAACTTCCTGCGGAAGATCCCCTCTAAGCTCCTCGGGGCAGAGCTCTACGAGGAGTGGATGAGTGCTCTGCAGAAGaccagcaggcaggagaagctGGCAGCACTCAGGGAGTAA
- the LOC142600158 gene encoding uncharacterized protein LOC142600158, producing the protein MTASNLAICVGPNLLSPPEEQTLPLDALVQVTGQVTQLVEFLIEHHRELFGEEVAGLGGTSAEESPAPGLEAETAEVPPVAAESQHLKSSSGERRLPGSSQENRKRKLSCEETSEGQPGRKRRRLGRELSGMGD; encoded by the exons atgaCTGCCAGCAACCTGGCCATCTGCGTGGGGCCGAACCTGCTCAGCCCACCCGAGGAGCAGACGCTGCCCCTGGACGCCCTGGTGCAGGTGACGGGGCAG GTGACACAGCTGGTGGAGTTCCTCATTGAGCACCACAGGGAACTCTTTGGGGAGGAGGTGGCCGGGCTTGGCGGCACATCGGCCGAGGAGTCACCGGCACCAGGGCTGGaagcagagacagcagag GTGCCTCCAGTtgctgcagaaagccagcaCCTGAAGAGCTCCTCTGGGGAGAGAAG GTTACCAGGCTCttcacaagaaaacagaaagcgAAAACTGAGCTGTGAAGAGACAAGCGAGGGGCAACCaggcaggaagaggagaaggttGGGAAGAGAGCTTTCAGGAATGGGCGACTGA